A window of the Lactuca sativa cultivar Salinas chromosome 5, Lsat_Salinas_v11, whole genome shotgun sequence genome harbors these coding sequences:
- the LOC111921006 gene encoding NAC domain-containing protein 90 — translation MEGGGPGFRFYPTEEELVTFYLKYKIQNSGTTRLLREIDRVIPQFHIYDFYPWDLPQYAGERCKGDPEQWFFFVPRQENEARGGRTSRLTSSGYWKATGSPSVVYSSGNRGIGIKRTMVFYNGRAPTGRKTKWKMNEYKAFEEEPSSNTNPTPELMQDWSLCRVYIKSNCLRAFDRRPSGVVRSRPVHETHQDHDNVLHATTERTTGSSYNHSYISSEQKNTTNSYSTIMEAMDQPLWDWEEHRNYL, via the exons atggaGGGAGGAGGACCAGGGTTTAGATTCTACCCAACAGAAGAAGAGTTGGTAACATTCTATCTGAAGTACAAGATACAAAACAGTGGCACCACCAGATTACTACGAGAAATCGATCGAGTCATACCCCAGTTTCATATTTATGATTTCTATCCTTGGGATCTCCCTC AATATGCAGGAGAGCGGTGTAAAGGAGACCCTGAGCAATGGTTCTTTTTCGTTCCTAGACAGGAGAACGAAGCAAGGGGAGGGCGAACTTCCCGCCTCACAAGTTCCGGGTACTGGAAGGCCACTGGATCTCCTAGCGTCGTCTACTCTTCTGGTAATCGAGGTATTGGGATCAAAAGAACCATGGTTTTCTATAATGGTAGAGCTCCAACAGGAAGGAAAACTAAATGGAAAATGAATGAATACAAGGCTTTTGAAGAAGAACCCTCCtcaaacactaatccaacaccagaG CTGATGCAAGACTGGAGTTTGTGTCGAGTGTACATAAAATCAAACTGTTTGAGGGCATTCGACCGACGACCATCAGGAGTTGTGAGATCAAGACCAGTTCATGAAACCCATCAAGATCACGACAACGTTCTTCATGCAACCACAGAGAGGACGACGGGTTCATCGTATAATCATAGCTATATATCATCAGAACAGAAGAATACTACAAATTCTTACTCTACAATTATGGAGGCCATGGATCAACCTTTGTGGGATTGGGAAGAACATCGTAATTATTTATGA